TGCGGTTGCGAGACGGCGCAGGCCAACCTCTACGAGCTGCTGCGCGGAGAGCTCTGCGCCGAGGAATCCGCGCCGATCCGGGAGCACCTCGAGAGCTGCCCCGGCTGCCAGGACGAGCAGACGGTCTGCATACGCCTCACCGAGGTGGTGCGCCGCGCCTGCGAGGAAGAGCGCGAGAACTGCGCTCCCGCAGACCTGCGCGATGCGATCCTGCGCGGCCTGCGCGTGAGCTGAGCCCGGCCGGCGTTCTGAGCGGCCCGCGAGGGCCGAGCGGGACGGTGCGCACGAGCCGCCTGAGCGTGTTGCAGGGTCGACCTTTCGGCATGCCCGGGGAGTAGTTCCGGCGCGCCTGACGACCGCCGGTTACTCGACCAGCTGCGCGTGCAACCGCGCGATCGTGGTGTCGGCGACGCCGCTCACCCGCAGGTAGTCGCGCACCGAGCCGAACCGCTCGTCGACGGCGGCGAGCGCGCGGTCGATCGCCGCGAGCGGCGTCGACACGAGCAACTGCTCGAGCGACGGCGTGACCTCGATGCCGAGGTGCTTGATCAGCTCGAGGTTCTTGGCCCGCCACTCGCCGCTGAGGTTCTGCTCCGAGGCCGAGTAGTCGTGCATCACGTCGTCGCGATCCACGCCCACGGCCAGCAGGGTGAGGGCGGCGACGGCGCCCGTGCGATCCTTGCCCGCGGTGCAGTGGAAGACCGTCGCGCCGGGCTCGGCGAGCATCGTCACGGCGGATGCGAGCCGGTCGCCGTGCTCGAGGTAGAGCAGCTCGGTGAGCGCGTAGATGTCGAGCTGCGCCGAGATGTGCTGCCTGACGTCGGGGAAGATGGGGTGCGGAACGACGACGGCGCTCTCGGGCACGAGGTCGGGCAGCGGGGCGCGCTCGGCGTCGTCGCGCAGGTCGATCACGCGCGCCACCGAGAGCTCGGCGATCTGAGCCCTGCCCCGGTCGCTGAGCGCGGCGAGCGCGTCGGAGCGGAAGAGCGCCCCCGACCTCGTGCGTCCGCCGTCGGCTCGGAACCCGCCGAGGTCGCGGAAGTTGTACGTTCCTTCGATGGGGAGCAGTGCGGAGGTCACACCCTCATCCTAGGCCGCGTCTCGCGTGCTCCTCGCCCCCCCTGCGCGCTCGAGTCGTCGAGCCGCTCGCGGGCCCGCCCGGCCGTGGTGATCCTCGTGGCGGTGCGCGGCCCCGACGCACTCGACGGATTCAGAGGGCGAGGCCGCGCATGATCGACGCGAGCAGCACCGGCTCGGCCTCGTGCAGGTTGTGCGGCCCCGGCACCGTGAGGATCTCGTTGTTCGGCAGGCGATCCCGCCACTCGCCGACGAGATCGTCGCTGAGGATGCCGTGCTGCGCCCGCACGAGCGTGGCGGGCGGTTCGAGGCGCTGCAGGGACGCCCAGATCGGCGCGTAGGGGTGCGGGTCGCCGTTGCCCGAACCCGGCAGCGCGTCGAGGTGGGCGAGGTGGTGCGTCCACTCCAGTCGGCCGTCCGGGCGCCGGCGCGTGTTGAGCGCGACGCCGCGGGTGAGTGCGGTGCGGTCGGAGCCGATGCCGAAAGCGATGGCTCGATCGACGATCTCGTCGATCGAGGCGTAGTCACGCTGCCCGGTGATGAACTCGACCACGGCGCCCGCGTTCCCCCCGGGCGTGATGCCGGGGGTGATGTCGACCACGACGAGCCGCCGCACGAGCCGGGGGCGGGCGTCGGCGACGAGCGCGGCGGTCAGCCCGCCGAGCGAGTGGCCCAGCAGCGCGACCGGGCCGCCCGCGAGCCGGTCGAGCGCCGTCACGATATCGGCGGCGAGGCGCTCGGGGCGGTAGTCGGCATCGGCGCGCCAGTCGCTGCGACCGTGCCCGGGCAGATCGAGCGAGAGCGCTGGCCTGTCGAGGGCCAGCAGCGCCGGATCGAAGCTGTGCGCGTTGAGGCCCGCGCCGTGCAGCACCACGAACTCGGGATCCGCGGGCCCTCCGAAGCGCAGCCCGCTCACCGCGCGGCCCTCGGCGACCGGCGCGGAGATGCGCTCGACCCGCGGCAGCGGGGCGCTGCGGCCGACGCGCGCGGCGTCTCCCGCGAGGAACCGGAACTCGTCGTCGGAGGACGGGGCTTCGCTGCTCATTCGGCCAGTCTAGGGACGTCGGCGCCGATCACTCGAGGAAGACACGGCGGTGCGCGAGGCGCTGCCGATGATGCCGGCCGCGCGCGGCCGGAGGCCGCCCGGATCCGCAACCTTGGGGGCGACCCTCCGAGGAGCGGCGGGGCGGGCCCGAGGGGAGCGACGTGCGCGGCGCACCCCGTTCACCCCTCGCGACGCTTCGGCCGGCGCGAGCGTCGCACGTAACCGCCGTCCTCGAGCCCCGCCTCGATCTCGAAGCGGTTGCGCAGCGGATCCCGCCCCGCGAGCAGGTAGAGCAGCGGCATCGCGAAACCGTAGCGCCGCCACTGCTCGCGGTGCACCAGCTCGTGCCGCAGCACCGCCGCCCCCGTGTTGCGGTCGGTGAGATAGCAAGCCCCCACGCAGCTGCCGCCGCGCCCGAACGTCCACTTCGGCATGCCGCTGAACACCCAGAGCCCCTCGTGGCGCCGCACCTCGCCCGTGCTCCAGATGGAGCCCCAGGCGAACCCGACCGCCGTCGCGTAGAGGTACCCCAGCCGTGCGAGGGGCCACCGTCCGTGCCGGGTGCTCCGCTGACCCGCCTCCGTGCGCTCTGGTGCCGTCACCGCGCCGTCCCCGAAGTGAGCGCCGCGAGCACGCGCAGCACCGTCGGCAGATCCTCGGCCGCGGCGGAGGCGCTGGCGGGCGCGAACTCGCAGATCGAGGCGCCCGCGAGCGGCAGCGACGCCACGGCCGCCCGGATCGCCGCCGTCAGCTGAGCGACCGTCACCCCGAAGGGCACCGCCTCGTGGACGGCTGAGAACTCGGCGGGATCGAGCACGTCGAAGTCGACGTGCACGTAGACGCACTCGGCACCCGAATCCGCGAGCCGATCCCGAACCGCGGCCGCGAGCGCATCGGGATCCGGGCGCTGCTCGGGATCCGTCACGCCCGCGATCGACACCGGATCCAGCACGTGCACGCCGCGCCGCTCGATCTCGGCGTCCTCCTCGGGATCGATCGCCCGCGTGCCGATCAGGGTCAGCAGCGCGGGATCGATCGGGGCTTCGCAGGCCAGGTCGGGGGAGCCCTCGCCCAGGGCGTGCCGCAGCGTCATGCCCGACGCTGCGCCCGAGGGCGACGTGCTCGGATGCTGCAGATCGGGGTGGGCGTCGAACCACAGCACGGCGAGACGATCCGCTCCGTGCGCGCGCACCGAGGCCTCGAGCCCCGCGAGCGACGAGGCGCAGTCGCCCCCGACGATCACCGGGGGCGCATCGCCGAGCTCGACGATGGCCTCGCGCGCGGCGTCACGCGCGCGCAGCAGGCTGCTGAGCCGCGCCACGGGCGTGCCCATGGCATCGCCGGCCTCGAGCGGCACCGGCACCTCGCGAGTCGCGGAGGCAGGCAGATCCTCCCGCAGCGCCTCGGCCCCCTCGGCGAGTTGCATCGCGCGCGAAGACGCGGATCCCTGCCACTCCGGCATCATCAGGAACACGGGTTTCGACACAGCGCCTCCTCGCCTCGTGCACCCCTCCAGGATACTCCGCGGGAGCACCGAACCGGACGTTTCTTCCCGAGGCCTCCGCCCAGCGGGCGGCGTCGATCCGCTCGGAACGGGAGGCCGAGCGGCTGCTGGCTCGCCCCCGTTGCGCCTCCGCTCGGGCTCGGCCCTGCCCCTCGCTTCGCTCCGTGGGCTGCCGCCGTGTGCGGCACTGGGCTGAGCGCGAACGCTGCGCGTCCGCTTATGCTCAGCCCTGCCCCTCGCTTCGCTCCGTGGGCTGCCGCCGTGTGCGGCACTGGGCTGAGCGCGAACGCTGCGCGTCCGCTTATGCTCAGCCCACCGTGACGAAGTCGATGAGATGCTCGACGCGTCCCACCAGCTCGGGTTCGAGGTCGCGGAAGTCGCGCACGCGGCCGCGGATGCGCGCCCAGGCGTCGGCGATGTCGGCGGGCTCGTCCGAGGGCCAGCCGAGCGCGCGGCAGATGCCCGTCTTCCACTCGATCGACCGCGGAATCTCGGGCCACGCCTCGAGCCCCACCCGCGCGGGCTTCACCGCCTGCCAGATATCGACGAACGGGTGGCCGACGATGAGCACATGCGCGCCGAACGGACCCCCGGCGATCGCCTCAGCGATCCGCGTCTCCTTGCTGCCGCGCACCAGGTGATCGAGCAGCACGCCCGCCCGCCGATCCGCGGCCGGGCCGAACTCTGCGAGCACCTGTTCGAGGTTGTCGGCGCCCTGCAGCAGTTCGACCACCACGCCCTCGACGCGCAGGTCGTCGCCCCACACCTGCTCGACCAGTTCGGCGTCGTGCTTGCCCTCCACGAAGATGCGGCTCGGCATCGCGACCCGCGCCCGCTGCTGCGGGGCGGCGAACGAGCCCGACGCCGTGCGCTGCCTCCCGGCCGGCTTGCGCTTCGGCGCCACGAGCCGCACCGGCTCGCCGTCGATGAGGAAGCCGTCGCTCAGGGGGAACGCGCGCACCTTCCCGCGGAAATCCTCGAGCTGCACGAGCCCTTCCCTCGCGCCCACGACGGCGCCGCACCACTCGGTCTCGCTGTGCTCGACGACGAGGCCGCGCGAGAGCGGCACCTCGCGCCGCTGCACCGGGCCGCGGCGGGGCTTCATCCTGGCGAGGGGGTCGTCGTCGTAGCGCGGGTCGAACACGTAACCCGAGCCTAGCGCGCGGCGCCGCCCGATGTCTGCCCCGACGAGGAGTGCCGGAGGGGCTCGGCCTCCGCCCCTGCCGTCGAGCCAGATAGGCTGGGCCGGTGAGCGACGACCCCGACGAGCCGGCAGCCCGGCGACGCGGCCTGCGAGGGCTGCTCGTCGACACCACCCCGCTGACCGCGAGCCCCGCGTTCGCGAAGCTCTGGACCGGCACCTCGGTCACTCAGATCGGCGCGCAGGTCACGATCGTCGCGGTGAGCCTGCACATCTACGAGATCACCCACTCCACGCTCGCGGTGTCGTTCGTGGCGCTGTGGGCGCTCGGCCCCATGATCCTCGCCGGTTTCGTGGGCGGCGCGCTCGCCGACTCCTTCGACCGGCGCACGGTCGCGCTCGTCACCGCGATCGTCGCGTGGTGCAGCACGGGCACGCTCGCGCTCATCGCCTTCCTCGGGGTCGAGACGACCTGGCCCTACTACGCGCTCGCCGCGGTGAACGCCGCGTCCGCGACGATCAAGGGTGCGGCGCAGGGTGCGATCCTGCCCCGTCTGCTCCCGACGCAGCTGCTGCCGGCGGCGGCGGCCCTCAGCGGCATCACGATGGGGTTGGCCGTGACCGTGGGGCCGGCGGTCGCGGGTGTGCTCGTCGCGACGGTGGGCTTCTCGTGGACGTACCTGCTCGACGTGGTGCTGTTCACCGGCGCCTTCCTCGGGATCATGAGTCTGCCGCCGATCGCGCCCGACGGTCGCCGCCGCGGCATCGGCATCGGGTCGGTGGTCGACAGCATGCGGTTCCTGCGGCGCGCGCCGAACGTGCGCGCCACCTTCGTCTGGGACCTGATCGCGATGATCCTGGGGCAGCCGCGCGTCGTGTTCCCCGCCGCGGGGGCGATCGTGCTGGGCGGCGGGCCCGTGACCGTGGGCATCCTCACCGCGTCGTTCGCGATCGGCGCGCTGCTCAGCGGCCTTGTCTCCGGGCCGCTGGGAGGCGTGCGCCGACAGGGGCGGGCGGTGACGCTCGCGGTCGCGGCGTTCGGGATCTGCACGGCCCTCTTCGGGGTCGTCCTGCTGCTCGCTTCGCTGGGCGTCGACGAGCGCCTGGTCGCGATGGTCGCGGTCGACGACGACTCCTTCATCCCGGCCAACGTCGTCGCGATCGTGCTCGCGGGCGTCGCGCTCGCGGGGGCGGGCGCGGCCGACAACGTGAGCGCCGTGTTCCGCACCACCATCCTGCAGGCGGCGGCGCCCGACGACGTTCGCGGCCGCATGCAGGGCCTCTTCTACGTGGTGGTGGCGGGCGGGCCGCGCGTGGGCGACCTCGTGGCGGGCGGTCTCGCGACGCTCTTCGCGCTCTGGGCCTCGCCGCTCGTGGGCGGCGCGCTCATCTTCGGCATCATGCTCGTGCTGCTGCGCACGGCGCGCGGCTTCCAGCGTTACGACGCGCACCGGCCGACGCCGTAGCGCGCCGCCGGATCCGCCCGCCCTGCCCCGCCGCGCGATCCGCACCCGCCGAAAGGCGGATTTCGCACACGAGCACCCTCGTGCGCATGCGAAATCCGCCTTTCGAGGCACGCAGCGCAGCCACTCACCATAGGAGCCCGTCTCGGAGCAGCCCCGCCCGGATGGTACGTTGCAGGCATGAGCACCGACGCGTCCCAGATCGCCCCAGAACCGCTCGTGATCGCCCGCCGCGAGGGCGCGATCACGCGCGTCACGCTCAACCGGCCCCGCGCGATCAACGCGCTCAACCTCGAGATGTTCGGCCTGGTCGGCGACGCGCTCGAGGCGGCGCAGCGCGACGGATCCGCGGCGATCCTGCTCGACGGGGCGGGGGAGCGCGGCTTCTGCGGCGGCGGCGACATCAAGGAGATCTCGGGCGGCGACACGATGCGGATCCTCGCGACCGAGTACCGCCTCGATCTCGCGCTCGCGGAGTCGCCCGTGCCGGTGGTGGGCCTCATGGACGGCATCACGATGGGCGGCGGCATCGGCATCGCCGGGCACGCGCGGCACCGGGTGGTGACGCAGCGCAGCCGCCTCGCTATGCCTGAGGCGCGCATCGGGATCGTGCCCGACGTGGGCGGGCACCTGCTGCTGGCGCGGGCGCCCGGCCACCTCGGCGAGCTGCTCGCGGTGACCGCCGGCGAGATGGGCCCGGGCGACGCGATCGCCCTGGGATTCGCCGATCGCTTCGTGCCCTCGGAACGGCTCGACGCGCTGGGCGAGGCGCTGGCCGGGGGCGAGGATCCCGCCGCTGCGTGCGCCCGCTTCGCCGAGGCCGCCCCGCGATCGACCGTGCTCGAGGCGCGGGAGTGGTGGGAGCCGATCGCGGAGGAAGCGCTCGGCGAGGCTCACGCGCCGGCTTCGGAGGACGCTGCGGGCGCGGCGCTGCGAGTCGTGCGCGCGCTCGAGGCGGCGGGCGAACGCGGAGGAGCCGAGGCGGCGGCCGCGGCCGCGACGGTGCGCGCGATGTGCCCCGTGTCCGTGGCGGTGACGCTCGCGCAGATCGATCGCACGCGCCGACTCGGGCTGGGGCTCCCCGAGGTGCTCGCCGACGACCTGCGCGTGCTGGGGCGCGTGGCGCCGCGACCCGACTTCGCGGAGGGCGTGCGCGCCCAGGTGATCGACAAGGATCGCAGCCCGCGCTGGTCGCCGGCCCGCATCGAGGACCTCGACCCGTCGGAGCTCGTGGAGATCCTGGCCCCCTAGCGCGGAGGCCTTCCTCAGGCCCCGCGAGTGCTCGAAACTGGCTCGAACCCGCGGCGATCGCGGCACTTCTCGACCACTCGGCGGGGCGGGGGATCGGACCGGCTCAGCACCCCGCCCGGGCCCGGCTCAGTGCGGGTCGCCGATGCAGAACTCGTTGCCGTGCGGATCGGCGAAGGTGTCCCACGAGAAGCCCTCCTCGCCGCGCCTGCCGAGATGGGCGGCGCCCGCCTCGACCCACTCGGCCACCATGCGGTCGCGGTCGACGTCGGGGCTGCGGTCGAGGTCGAGGTGCACGCGGTTCTTGCCGGGGGCGACCGTCTCGACGCGCTGGAACCCCAGCGCCACCGGAGCGTCGGGCGCGCGCACGATGCAGAACCAGCCGTCGGCGTCGTGCACGATCCGCCCGCCGAGACGCTCGGCCCACCAGGCGGCGAGGGGCCGCGGGTCCTCGGTGTCGACGGTGATCATGCCCAGCCGGATCATGGCGGCTCCGCTCGCTCGCAATGGATGTGGGGCTCCACGATACCCTGGGGGGATGCACTGGAACGCCGACGGCCCCGATCTGGTGGCCGCGGGCGACAACCTGCCGATCCTGCGCAGCCTGCCCGGCAGCGCGTTCTCGGTCGTGTACCTCGACCCGCCGTTCAACACGGGGCGGGCGCGGCAGATGGAACGGGTGCGCGGCACGCGGGTCAGCGCGGATCGCGGCGAGATCGGGCGGATCGAGCCGGCGAGCGGTGAGCGCCTGGGGTTCCGCGGGCAGGGCTACCGGGTGACGCGGGAGCGCACGCTCGCCTACGACGATCGTTTCGGCGACTACTGGGACTTCCTCGAGCCCCGCCTCGAGCAGGCCTGGCGGGTGCTGGCGCCCGACGGCACGCTCTATCTGCACCTCGACTACCGGGAGGTGCACTACGCGAAGGTGCTGCTCGACGCGCTCTTCGGCCCGGAATGCTTCATCAACGAGATCATCTGGGCCTACGATTTCGGGGCGCGCACGAAGCGCCGCTGGCCGCCGAAGCACGACAACATCCTGGTCTACGCGAAGCACCCCGATCACTACTTCTTCGACGCCGAGGCGGTGGATCGCGAGCCCTATATGGCGCCCGGGCTCGTGACGCCCGAGAAGGCCGAGCGGGGCAAGCTGCCGACCGACGTGTGGTGGCACACGATCGTCTCGCCGACGGGTCGGGAGCGCACGGGGTATCCGACGCAGAAGCCGCTCGGGGTGCTGCGCCGCATCGTGCAGGCCTCGTCGCGGCCGGGGGACTGGGTGCTGGACCCCTTCGCCGGCAGCGGCACGACGGGTGCGGCCGCGGCGGAGCTGGGGCGGCGCTTCATGCTGATCGACGAGAATCCGGAGGCGATCGAGGTGATGCGCCGGCGGTTGGCCGGGGCGGCGCCGGTCTTCAGCTGAGCCGCGGGTCGCTCTGGCTCTGGCTCTGGCTCTGGCTCTGGCTCTGGCTCTGGCTCTGGCTCTGGCTCTGGCTCTGGCCCTGGCCCTGACCGGGCTCGATTGCCCTCGAAAGGCGGGAAACGCCGCTGCCGGTGCGTCTGAAGCTGCGTTTCCCGCCTTTCGGTCGGTGCCGTGCGGGATGCTGCGAGGTCGGGGCCGAGGTAGACGTCGATGTCAAGGTCGGGCCCAGGCCCAGGCCCAGGCCCAGGGGCAGGTTCAGAGCCAGAGGCGGATCCAGAGGCAGGGGCAGAGAATGAGCGGCTTCCCCGGGAGCACCGAGAACCGGGGACCTGTGGTTCACGGGAGGCGAGGTTCGTTCAGGGTTGAGATGGACCACTCGGTGCGGATGCTGCCAGAATGGGGGCCGTGGAGAA
The genomic region above belongs to Leucobacter muris and contains:
- a CDS encoding enoyl-CoA hydratase/isomerase family protein; amino-acid sequence: MSTDASQIAPEPLVIARREGAITRVTLNRPRAINALNLEMFGLVGDALEAAQRDGSAAILLDGAGERGFCGGGDIKEISGGDTMRILATEYRLDLALAESPVPVVGLMDGITMGGGIGIAGHARHRVVTQRSRLAMPEARIGIVPDVGGHLLLARAPGHLGELLAVTAGEMGPGDAIALGFADRFVPSERLDALGEALAGGEDPAAACARFAEAAPRSTVLEAREWWEPIAEEALGEAHAPASEDAAGAALRVVRALEAAGERGGAEAAAAAATVRAMCPVSVAVTLAQIDRTRRLGLGLPEVLADDLRVLGRVAPRPDFAEGVRAQVIDKDRSPRWSPARIEDLDPSELVEILAP
- a CDS encoding MFS transporter, which encodes MSDDPDEPAARRRGLRGLLVDTTPLTASPAFAKLWTGTSVTQIGAQVTIVAVSLHIYEITHSTLAVSFVALWALGPMILAGFVGGALADSFDRRTVALVTAIVAWCSTGTLALIAFLGVETTWPYYALAAVNAASATIKGAAQGAILPRLLPTQLLPAAAALSGITMGLAVTVGPAVAGVLVATVGFSWTYLLDVVLFTGAFLGIMSLPPIAPDGRRRGIGIGSVVDSMRFLRRAPNVRATFVWDLIAMILGQPRVVFPAAGAIVLGGGPVTVGILTASFAIGALLSGLVSGPLGGVRRQGRAVTLAVAAFGICTALFGVVLLLASLGVDERLVAMVAVDDDSFIPANVVAIVLAGVALAGAGAADNVSAVFRTTILQAAAPDDVRGRMQGLFYVVVAGGPRVGDLVAGGLATLFALWASPLVGGALIFGIMLVLLRTARGFQRYDAHRPTP
- a CDS encoding VOC family protein — its product is MIRLGMITVDTEDPRPLAAWWAERLGGRIVHDADGWFCIVRAPDAPVALGFQRVETVAPGKNRVHLDLDRSPDVDRDRMVAEWVEAGAAHLGRRGEEGFSWDTFADPHGNEFCIGDPH
- a CDS encoding anti-sigma factor family protein, which codes for MSDCGCETAQANLYELLRGELCAEESAPIREHLESCPGCQDEQTVCIRLTEVVRRACEEERENCAPADLRDAILRGLRVS
- a CDS encoding arginase family protein, which produces MSKPVFLMMPEWQGSASSRAMQLAEGAEALREDLPASATREVPVPLEAGDAMGTPVARLSSLLRARDAAREAIVELGDAPPVIVGGDCASSLAGLEASVRAHGADRLAVLWFDAHPDLQHPSTSPSGAASGMTLRHALGEGSPDLACEAPIDPALLTLIGTRAIDPEEDAEIERRGVHVLDPVSIAGVTDPEQRPDPDALAAAVRDRLADSGAECVYVHVDFDVLDPAEFSAVHEAVPFGVTVAQLTAAIRAAVASLPLAGASICEFAPASASAAAEDLPTVLRVLAALTSGTAR
- a CDS encoding Fe-S oxidoreductase codes for the protein MTAPERTEAGQRSTRHGRWPLARLGYLYATAVGFAWGSIWSTGEVRRHEGLWVFSGMPKWTFGRGGSCVGACYLTDRNTGAAVLRHELVHREQWRRYGFAMPLLYLLAGRDPLRNRFEIEAGLEDGGYVRRSRRPKRREG
- a CDS encoding DUF3097 domain-containing protein, with product MFDPRYDDDPLARMKPRRGPVQRREVPLSRGLVVEHSETEWCGAVVGAREGLVQLEDFRGKVRAFPLSDGFLIDGEPVRLVAPKRKPAGRQRTASGSFAAPQQRARVAMPSRIFVEGKHDAELVEQVWGDDLRVEGVVVELLQGADNLEQVLAEFGPAADRRAGVLLDHLVRGSKETRIAEAIAGGPFGAHVLIVGHPFVDIWQAVKPARVGLEAWPEIPRSIEWKTGICRALGWPSDEPADIADAWARIRGRVRDFRDLEPELVGRVEHLIDFVTVG
- a CDS encoding DNA-methyltransferase: MHWNADGPDLVAAGDNLPILRSLPGSAFSVVYLDPPFNTGRARQMERVRGTRVSADRGEIGRIEPASGERLGFRGQGYRVTRERTLAYDDRFGDYWDFLEPRLEQAWRVLAPDGTLYLHLDYREVHYAKVLLDALFGPECFINEIIWAYDFGARTKRRWPPKHDNILVYAKHPDHYFFDAEAVDREPYMAPGLVTPEKAERGKLPTDVWWHTIVSPTGRERTGYPTQKPLGVLRRIVQASSRPGDWVLDPFAGSGTTGAAAAELGRRFMLIDENPEAIEVMRRRLAGAAPVFS
- a CDS encoding tyrosine-protein phosphatase, with amino-acid sequence MTSALLPIEGTYNFRDLGGFRADGGRTRSGALFRSDALAALSDRGRAQIAELSVARVIDLRDDAERAPLPDLVPESAVVVPHPIFPDVRQHISAQLDIYALTELLYLEHGDRLASAVTMLAEPGATVFHCTAGKDRTGAVAALTLLAVGVDRDDVMHDYSASEQNLSGEWRAKNLELIKHLGIEVTPSLEQLLVSTPLAAIDRALAAVDERFGSVRDYLRVSGVADTTIARLHAQLVE
- a CDS encoding alpha/beta fold hydrolase, translating into MSSEAPSSDDEFRFLAGDAARVGRSAPLPRVERISAPVAEGRAVSGLRFGGPADPEFVVLHGAGLNAHSFDPALLALDRPALSLDLPGHGRSDWRADADYRPERLAADIVTALDRLAGGPVALLGHSLGGLTAALVADARPRLVRRLVVVDITPGITPGGNAGAVVEFITGQRDYASIDEIVDRAIAFGIGSDRTALTRGVALNTRRRPDGRLEWTHHLAHLDALPGSGNGDPHPYAPIWASLQRLEPPATLVRAQHGILSDDLVGEWRDRLPNNEILTVPGPHNLHEAEPVLLASIMRGLAL